One stretch of Miscanthus floridulus cultivar M001 chromosome 18, ASM1932011v1, whole genome shotgun sequence DNA includes these proteins:
- the LOC136523043 gene encoding uncharacterized protein, producing the protein MGQVYARRPGPLRTPRAHTKQARNAQVVRFRPGAVYSRRRVRGLSGNSPSRTHMANELQQLQPEQNANAEEVQPRQHSTPNRRKKALLPARRSVRIAAMNWPRGDTQARARLVLMKRLGILDRGGLSHDDALLRYFGLYKGPLNDDAVKAMTALCGLDADEALPHA; encoded by the exons ATGGGCCAGGTCTACGCCAGGAGGCCAGGCCCTCTCCGCACGCCCCGCGCCCACACAAAGCAGGCCAGAAACGCCCAGGTGGTGCGTTTCCGCCCTGGCGCGGTCTACTCCAGGCGCCGTGTCCGCGGGTTGTCCGGCAACAGCCCCAGCCGCACACACATGGCAAATGAACTTCAACAACTGCAGCCGGAACAGAACGCCAACGCCGAGGAG GTCCAGCCGCGTCAGCACAGCACACCAAATCGACGCAAGAAGGCCCTGCTACCGGCGCGAAGAAGCGTCCGCATAGCCGCCATGAATTGGCCAAGGGGTGACACCCAAGCGAGGGCCAGGCTTGTGCTGATGAAAAGACTGGGCATCCTCGACAGGGGAGGACTCAGCCATGACGACGCGTTGCTGCGCTACTTCGGCTTGTACAAGGGACCACTTAATGACGACGCCGTGAAGGCAATGACGGCTCTGTGTGGCCTCGACGCCGACGAGGCGCTGCCACACGCCTAG